A genomic region of Pelmatolapia mariae isolate MD_Pm_ZW unplaced genomic scaffold, Pm_UMD_F_2 NODE_ptg000459l+_length_34403_cov_1, whole genome shotgun sequence contains the following coding sequences:
- the LOC134623182 gene encoding solute carrier family 12 member 3-like yields the protein ELNTIAPIISNFFLCSYSLINFSCFHASITNSPGWRPSFRFYSKWLSLLGAICSVVIMFLLTWWAALIAFGVVFILLAYTLYKKPDVNWGSSVQASSYNMALSRCAGLNSVEDHVKNYRPQCLVLTGPPSSRPALVDLVSCFTKDLSLMLCGNVLTDGPSPSVLEKAMSDSHLNWLNKRKVGSFYRGVVAADLQSGVNVLLQGAGLGRMKPNVLIMGFKKDWRSDTPQAAHNYIGIMRDAFDLQFGVCVLRMREGLEVSNPSQSHVNPSFDGGPESINSISVPSCVQTSPTSSVSIEPEPQHSTQFQKKQGKKTIDVYWLSDDGGLTLLLPYLLTRRKRWARCKVRVFVGGDAEKRDEQKQEVLELIKKFRLGFHSVEVLPEINQPPQQMNVHQFEKMVSRFRVDTNSKPDSDSGCASQHQEPWMITDQDFEKNKAKSLRQIRLNEVLLDYSREAALIIITMPVGRRGVCPSTLYMAWLDFLSRDLRPPVLLVRGNQENVLTFYCQ from the exons CTGAGTTGAACACCATCGCGCCCATCATCTCCAACTTCTTCCTCTGCTCCTACTCTTTGATCAACTTCAGCTGCTTCCACGCATCCATCACCAACTCACCAG gttgGCGTCCGTCCTTCAGGTTCTACAGTAAGTGGCTGTCGCTGCTGGGCGCCATATGCTCCGTGGTGATCATGTTCCTGCTGACGTGGTGGGCGGCCCTTATTGCTTTTGGCGTCGTCTTTATTCTGTTGGCATACACACTCTACAAGAAGccag ATGTGAACTGGGGCTCATCAGTGCAGGCGAGCTCCTACAACATGGCTCTGAGCAGGTGTGCAGGCCTCAACAGCGTAGAGGACCACGTCAAGAACTACAG GCCCCAGTGTTTGGTGCTAACGGGCCCTCCCAGCAGTCGTCCCGCCCTGGTGGACCTCGTCAGCTGTTTCACAAAGGATCTCAGTCTTATGTTGTGTGGAAATGTGTTAACT GATGGTCCCTCTCCTTCAGTACTGGAGAAGGCAATGAGCGACAGTCACCTGAACTGGCTCAACAAAAGGAAGGTCGGGTCGTTCTACAGAGGAGTGGTGGCTGCAGATCTGCAATCTGGGGTTAACGTGTTGCTACAG GGGGCAGGTTTGGGCCGTATGAAGCCAAATGTTCTCATCATGGGTTTCAAGAAAGACTGGCGGAGTGACACACCTCAGGCTGCTCACAACTACATAGGAATAATGCG TGATGCGTTCGACCTGCAGTTTGGTGTGTGCGTGCTGAGGATGAGAGAGGGATTAGAGGTCTCCAATCCATCTCAGTCACACG ttaaTCCAAGTTTTGACGGTGGACCAGAGAGCATCAACAGCATCTCTGTTCCTTCCTGCGTTCAGACAAGCCCGACAT CTTCTGTCTCCATCGAGCCCGAGCCTCAGCATAGTACACAGTTTCAGAAAAAACAGGGAAAGAAGACCATCGACGTGTACTGGCTGTCTGATGATGGAG GTCTGACCCTGCTGCTGCCTTACCTGCTGACCCGCAGAAAGCGCTGGGCCAGGTGTAAGGTCCGAGTGTTTGTGGGAGGAGACGCAGAGAAAAGGGACGAGCAGAAGCAGGA GGTGTTGGAGCTCATCAAGAAGTTCCGTCTTGGTTTCCATAGTGTCGAAGTCCTTCCTGAAATCAACCAGCCTCCTCAGCAGATGAA TGTCCATCAGTTTGAGAAGATGGTCAGTCGCTTCAGGGTGGATACAAATTCTAAGCCAGACTCAGATTCTGGATGTGCAAGCCAACATCAGGAGCCCTGGATGATCACGGACCAGGATTTCGAGAAGAACAAGGCCAAG TCTCTTCGCCAGATCCGCCTAAATGAGGTACTGCTGGATTACTCTAGAGAGGCCGCTCTCATTATAAT CACCATGCCAGTGGGGAGGAGAGGAGTGTGTCCCAGCACACTCTACATGGCGTGGCTCGACTTCTTGTCACGTGATCTGAGACCTCCAGTCCTTCTGGTCAGAGGAAACCAGGAAAACGTTCTCACCTTCTACTGCCAGTAA
- the LOC134623184 gene encoding homocysteine-responsive endoplasmic reticulum-resident ubiquitin-like domain member 1 protein: MDAGNSEQKAITLIIKTPNQAQEDRTIEGVSLQWTIKELKAHLSAVYPTKPAVSDQRLIYAGKLLPDNLHINGLFIQTDSIPTLHLVCAVRNPAQGPLGARPKAKEPHSSSPQPTPAQTPSPPELRQRRPASAAPAHTQTPVSPPQTPVWSPAAMTGAPQMTQPTFPTYSLYSPQQLLWLQHVYARQYYMQYHAALAAAGSIPTTAPTIGQYPPVPAHQVPVPAPLADQNPINNLPANQNPVQDGAFINPGEANQNMRMNAQGGAVVEDEEGMERDWLDWLYSAARFGVLMMIVYFNSNLSRFLLVMGTLLLMYLHTVGWFPFRRRVQVPEPNQLQPPENQQNQNRNPNLNPAGEHADRQQDEPAAEGSEGTMTAVLVPPHRVSVMWTAWVFFKTFFSSLVPEAAQAVA; encoded by the exons ATGGATGCAGGAAATTCTGAACAAAAGGCGATCACTCTCATCATAAAGACGCCCAACCAGGCTCAGGAGGACCGGACCATCGAGGGAGTGAGCCTGCAGTGGACCATAAAGGAGCTGAAAGCGCACCTGTCCGCTGTCTACCCGACCAAACCG GCTGTGAGTGACCAGAGGCTGATCTACGCTGGCAAACTGCTGCCTGATAACCTGCACATTAATGGACTCTTCATACAG ACAGACTCAATTCCCACACTGCACCTGGTGTGTGCTGTTAGGAATCCTGCCCAGGGACCTCTGGGAGCCAGACCCAAG GCCAAAGAGCCACATTCCTCCAGTCCACAGCCCACGCCAGCCCAGACTCCCAGCCCACCAGAGCTGCGGCAGAGGAGGCCGGCCTCCGCAGCTCCAGCCCACACACAGACTCCAGTGTCTCCTCCACAGACTCCTGTGTGGTCTCCTGCTGCCAT GACTGGAGCTCCTCAGATGACCCAGCCAACCTTTCCCACCTACTCCCTGTACAGCCCCCAGCAgctgctgtggctccagcaTGTCTACGCTCGACAGTATTATATGCAATA CCATGCAGCTTtagcagcagcaggcagcattCCCACAACAGCTCCAACCATTGGCCAGTACCCTCCTGTTCCCGCCCACCAAGTACCCGTCCCTGCCCCGCTAGCTGATCAGAACCCCATCAACAACCtgccagccaatcagaatcCAGTGCAGGATGGTGCTTTCATCAACCCAGGGGAGGCCAACCAGAACATGCGGATGAACGCGCAGGGCGGAGCCGTTGTGGAGGACGAGGAGGGCATGGAGCGCGATTGGCTGGACTGGTTGTACTCTGCTGCAAGATTCGGGGTCCTGATGATGATCGTGTACTTCAACTCCAACCTGAGCCGCTTCCTGCTGGTGATGGGCACCCTGCTCCTCATGTACCT ACACACCGTCGGCTGGTTTCCCTTCAGAAGGAGAGTGCAGGTCCCAGAACCCAACCAGCTGCAGCCCCCCgagaaccagcagaaccagaacAGGAACCCAAACCTGAATCCA GCAGGTGAGCACGCCGACAGACAGCAGGACGAACCAGCAGCTGAAGGATCAGAGGGAACGATGACAGCGGTGTTAGTGCCTCCTCACCGAGTGTCCGTCATGTGGACAGCCTGGGTTTTCTTCAAAACCTTCTTCTCCTCCCTCGTACCCGAGGCCGCTCAGGCTGTGGCCTAA